In one Candidatus Methylomirabilota bacterium genomic region, the following are encoded:
- a CDS encoding tetratricopeptide repeat protein, translated as MQSAVTKGSLWLPLVFSAALAAAGCASGADEAVQQDLAHIRKDLDGLNLAVHRSRGETETVLSQLERRTREQSGESARQLSAMNARIDGLTAEMNRLSVRLDELAQRLDGQNRPQGAGPSGRPTPSPAPAPSPSGGARSPGDGTAEEGYKAAYLDFTKGNYTLAIAEFREFVRRHPDASQADGAQYWIGEAYFSMGRAAASAGQAEKAREAFEQSVQEFRKVFVNYPRGRQVPTALYKEALALVELKQVKVAQARLQYLVDNFPQSEEAPLARERLKNLGE; from the coding sequence GGCTCCCCTTGGTCTTTTCCGCCGCCCTCGCGGCCGCCGGCTGCGCCAGCGGCGCGGACGAGGCTGTCCAGCAGGACCTGGCGCACATCCGGAAGGACCTCGACGGCCTGAACCTGGCCGTGCACAGGAGCCGCGGCGAGACCGAGACCGTGCTGAGCCAGCTCGAGCGACGCACCCGCGAGCAATCGGGAGAGAGCGCGCGTCAGCTGTCGGCGATGAACGCCCGGATCGACGGCCTCACGGCCGAGATGAATCGTCTCTCCGTACGCCTCGACGAGCTGGCCCAGCGGCTCGACGGCCAGAACCGCCCGCAGGGCGCCGGACCGAGCGGGCGCCCGACACCCTCGCCCGCTCCCGCCCCCTCGCCCTCGGGCGGGGCCCGCTCGCCGGGTGACGGCACGGCCGAGGAGGGCTATAAGGCAGCCTACCTGGACTTCACCAAGGGCAACTACACGCTCGCCATCGCGGAGTTCCGGGAGTTCGTCCGGCGCCACCCGGACGCGTCCCAAGCCGACGGCGCTCAGTACTGGATCGGCGAGGCCTACTTCAGCATGGGGCGCGCCGCGGCCTCGGCCGGGCAGGCGGAGAAGGCGCGGGAGGCCTTCGAGCAGTCGGTCCAGGAGTTCCGCAAGGTCTTCGTGAACTATCCTCGGGGGCGTCAAGTGCCGACCGCGCTCTACAAGGAGGCGCTGGCCCTGGTCGAGCTCAAGCAGGTGAAGGTGGCGCAGGCGAGGCTGCAGTACCTGGTGGACAACTTCCCGCAGTCGGAGGAGGCGCCCCTCGCCCGGGAGCGCCTCAAGAACCTAGGCGAGTAG